One segment of Microbacterium arborescens DNA contains the following:
- a CDS encoding GNAT family N-acetyltransferase, with translation MTETPNPLMHRDVDEASRRALAQRGLTYRTVPAAEPAFDGWIQAVARGFQDGERSAEQIAGARGRNSDRRLTAVFDESGPMPEVAVGTVASWASELTVPGGTIPAGAISAVTVAQTHRRRGIARALLEGEVRTVAAAGLPVAMLTVTESTLYGRYGFASAASAAILDIDTRRVRWSGPTPEGRLDFVERTVARDVVATLHERTRRRTPGDIALPPGHGDRFTGTDPDAKDGGDIRCVQYRDAAGEVRGILTYTLAPHERDIVKGTAKVTILIAETDDAYAALWRFLLELDLVAHVHAELCSVDEPVLWMIGDRRAASVTVFDHQYLRIVDVPAALRARTYGAAGRVVLRVSDPLEIAAGDYLLTVDDHGAATVSAATDADDAGGTAGAETLELSVVELAAVYLGGVSPETLGRAGRVRGTDLAAASRMFASTLVPRVGLWY, from the coding sequence ATGACCGAGACCCCGAACCCCCTGATGCATCGCGACGTCGACGAGGCGTCCCGCCGTGCTCTTGCCCAGCGCGGACTGACCTATCGAACGGTGCCGGCCGCCGAGCCGGCGTTCGACGGCTGGATCCAGGCCGTCGCGCGCGGCTTCCAGGACGGCGAGCGCTCGGCCGAGCAGATCGCCGGCGCGCGCGGCAGGAACAGTGATCGGCGGCTGACCGCTGTGTTCGACGAGAGCGGACCGATGCCGGAGGTGGCGGTCGGTACGGTCGCGTCGTGGGCGTCCGAACTCACCGTGCCGGGTGGGACGATCCCCGCCGGTGCGATCAGCGCCGTCACCGTCGCGCAGACGCACCGGCGTCGCGGCATCGCACGAGCGCTCCTCGAGGGCGAGGTCCGCACGGTCGCCGCAGCGGGGCTCCCCGTCGCGATGCTCACGGTGACCGAGTCGACGCTGTACGGCCGCTACGGCTTCGCTTCGGCGGCATCCGCCGCGATCCTCGACATCGACACGCGCCGCGTGCGCTGGAGCGGACCGACGCCGGAGGGGCGCCTCGACTTCGTCGAGCGCACCGTCGCGCGCGACGTGGTCGCGACGCTCCACGAGCGCACACGCCGCCGCACCCCCGGCGACATCGCCCTGCCGCCGGGGCACGGCGACCGCTTCACCGGCACCGACCCCGATGCGAAGGACGGCGGCGACATCCGGTGCGTGCAGTACCGCGACGCGGCGGGAGAGGTACGCGGCATCCTCACCTACACGCTCGCGCCTCACGAGCGCGACATCGTCAAGGGCACGGCGAAGGTGACGATCCTGATCGCCGAGACCGACGACGCCTATGCCGCGCTGTGGCGGTTCCTCCTCGAACTCGATCTCGTGGCGCATGTCCATGCTGAGCTGTGCTCGGTGGACGAGCCGGTCCTGTGGATGATCGGCGATCGGCGTGCTGCGTCGGTCACGGTCTTCGACCACCAGTACCTGCGCATCGTGGACGTGCCCGCGGCTCTCCGGGCACGCACGTACGGCGCCGCGGGACGCGTGGTGCTGCGGGTGAGCGATCCGCTCGAGATCGCGGCGGGGGACTACCTGCTGACGGTCGATGACCACGGCGCCGCCACGGTGTCCGCGGCGACGGATGCCGACGACGCCGGAGGCACCGCCGGGGCCGAGACGCTCGAACTGTCGGTCGTCGAGCTCGCGGCCGTGTATCTCGGTGGCGTGTCGCCCGAGACGCTCGGGCGGGCCGGGCGGGTGCGAGGCACCGACCTC
- a CDS encoding 4-(cytidine 5'-diphospho)-2-C-methyl-D-erythritol kinase, with translation MSLSAVPDRVRVRAPGKINLFLDVGAVQDDGYHDVASVYQAVSLYEDLVATPADDFTVTVVDEAGEPVPGVPLDDRNLALRAARMVAREVGYLGGVHLDICKSVPVAGGMGGGSADAAAALVACDALWGAGLTSPALQELAARLGADVPFSLMGGSAVGTGRGDRLSPALGRARFDWVVVADGGGLSTPEVYAALDRLRADRRPDIAPRPEPPEVDPVVLQALRSGSPDLLASALRNDLQEAACALRPDLCDLLDGAVELGALAGIVSGSGPTLAFLAADATAARALEQNLSAMGHRARHVSGPVTGAKVVTR, from the coding sequence ATGAGCCTCAGCGCCGTCCCCGACCGCGTGCGTGTGCGGGCTCCCGGCAAGATCAACCTGTTCCTCGACGTCGGAGCCGTGCAGGACGACGGTTACCATGACGTCGCCTCGGTGTATCAGGCCGTCTCGCTGTACGAGGATCTGGTGGCGACGCCTGCGGACGACTTCACCGTGACCGTCGTGGACGAAGCCGGCGAACCCGTGCCCGGCGTTCCCCTGGACGATCGAAACCTCGCCCTGCGCGCGGCGCGGATGGTGGCGCGAGAGGTCGGCTATCTGGGTGGCGTGCATCTGGACATCTGCAAGTCCGTACCGGTCGCCGGCGGCATGGGCGGGGGGTCGGCGGATGCCGCGGCGGCCCTCGTGGCTTGCGACGCGTTGTGGGGCGCCGGGCTCACGTCTCCGGCGCTGCAGGAGCTGGCTGCGCGCCTGGGGGCCGATGTCCCGTTCTCGCTCATGGGTGGCAGCGCGGTGGGCACGGGGCGCGGCGATCGCTTGAGCCCGGCGCTCGGGCGAGCCCGCTTCGACTGGGTCGTGGTCGCCGACGGCGGCGGCCTCTCGACCCCGGAGGTGTACGCAGCGCTCGACCGGCTGCGAGCCGACCGGCGGCCCGACATCGCCCCGCGCCCCGAGCCGCCCGAGGTCGACCCGGTCGTCCTCCAGGCGCTGCGCTCGGGGTCTCCCGACCTCCTCGCGAGCGCTCTGCGCAACGATCTGCAGGAAGCGGCGTGCGCGCTGCGGCCGGACCTGTGCGACCTGCTCGATGGCGCCGTGGAACTCGGCGCGTTGGCGGGGATCGTGTCGGGGTCCGGCCCGACTCTCGCCTTTCTCGCCGCCGATGCCACGGCTGCGCGCGCTCTCGAGCAGAACCTGTCCGCGATGGGCCACCGTGCCCGTCATGTCTCCGGCCCGGTGACGGGCGCGAAAGTGGTGACCCGATGA